In the genome of Microcoleus vaginatus PCC 9802, the window CCAGCCCCCCACAACCCGTGAATCGGGGCGGGTTTATCAGATTATTGATTTTCGGCGGCAACTATGGTTGGTAAAACCCGCTACTACCGAATAATGATGGCATTAATGAGGCTCGGAAAGTGTCAAGATAAATGCCAAATTTTGTTCAGCTTTCAAAGCGTGGAGGGCGCGGGCGGGCAGAAAAACAAACACCCCCGGTTCCAAGACAATATCTTTGCCTTCTAGAGTCAAAATCCCCTTTCCTTCGATGACATTAACTGTGGCATTGCGCGGCGAAGAGTGTTCGGAAACCTCGCTACCAGCAGCCAGACAAAGTAAATTGTACTGACAATTCTTGTCTTTGATTAAAACTTTGCTCGACACTCCCGCGGCGGGATATTCAATTGCGTCTCGGAGTTGGATAGCTGAAGATTGTAGCGCTAAAAGAGTAGTAGTCATAGTT includes:
- a CDS encoding cupin domain-containing protein — encoded protein: MTTTLLALQSSAIQLRDAIEYPAAGVSSKVLIKDKNCQYNLLCLAAGSEVSEHSSPRNATVNVIEGKGILTLEGKDIVLEPGVFVFLPARALHALKAEQNLAFILTLSEPH